The following proteins are co-located in the Fibrobacterota bacterium genome:
- a CDS encoding ABC transporter ATP-binding protein, giving the protein MPTFEVDHLSLHYLTRFGDKIQAVSDVSFTMEQGEILGIAGESGCGKSTLVNGLMGLFIPPLYPTSGDVRVGGESLMNRTPVEIRKNVLSQKVSMIPQGAFNALNPTRKIKDIAADVIASHSGGHTSKKDIEARLRQRFDLFGMDTERVLNAFPIQLTAGERQRSVIGISTLLNPQMVIADEPTSALDVTTQKVVIRMIFDLLDKGIFNTMIFITHELPLLRHVANNIAIMYAGEFVEKGTNEQIVFDPRHPYTKALMGSMLSAEPGQKSRKPVSIEGAPPSLAKVPPGCRFAARCPVARPDCKTEKQELRMVAGRLVRCKYAE; this is encoded by the coding sequence ATGCCGACCTTCGAAGTTGATCATTTAAGCCTGCATTACCTGACCCGTTTCGGGGACAAGATCCAGGCCGTGTCGGACGTTTCCTTCACCATGGAACAGGGCGAAATCTTAGGGATAGCCGGCGAATCCGGCTGCGGCAAATCCACCCTCGTGAACGGCCTGATGGGCCTGTTCATCCCGCCGCTCTATCCCACGTCCGGCGACGTACGCGTAGGGGGCGAGTCGCTCATGAATCGCACGCCCGTGGAAATCCGAAAGAACGTGCTGAGCCAAAAGGTCTCCATGATCCCCCAGGGGGCCTTCAACGCCCTTAATCCCACCCGCAAGATCAAGGACATCGCCGCGGACGTGATCGCCAGCCATAGCGGCGGCCATACCAGCAAAAAGGATATCGAAGCCCGCCTGCGCCAACGCTTCGATTTGTTCGGCATGGATACGGAACGCGTCTTGAACGCTTTCCCCATCCAACTCACGGCCGGCGAACGCCAGCGTTCGGTGATCGGCATTTCCACCTTGCTCAATCCCCAGATGGTCATCGCCGACGAGCCCACCTCGGCGCTCGACGTGACCACCCAGAAGGTCGTGATCCGCATGATCTTCGACTTGTTGGACAAGGGCATTTTCAACACCATGATTTTCATCACCCATGAGCTGCCCCTGCTCCGCCACGTGGCGAACAATATCGCCATCATGTATGCGGGCGAGTTCGTGGAAAAGGGGACCAACGAGCAAATCGTGTTTGATCCCCGCCATCCTTATACCAAGGCGCTCATGGGGTCCATGCTCAGCGCCGAACCCGGCCAGAAAAGCCGCAAGCCCGTCTCCATCGAAGGCGCGCCACCCAGCCTGGCCAAGGTCCCCCCCGGCTGCCGTTTCGCCGCGCGCTGCCCCGTGGCGCGGCCCGACTGCAAAACCGAAAAGCAGGAACTGCGCATGGTGGCCGGCCGCCTCGTAAGGTGCAAGTATGCCGAATAA
- a CDS encoding ABC transporter ATP-binding protein: protein MPNNPTAPVFYARNVTKTFGHGKTLVKAVDDVSFSIADGEIVSIVGGSGCGKSVLAKVMLGLYKQNQGEFTYRGKAITDTRSHWNEVQSVFQDPFSCFNQFFSIRSQLKDSLNILKIKPSKAEADARVDAGLLAVNITPKDIEGKYPFELSGGQMQRMLLARIFALRPKVLIADEPTSMVDACVRANILDYLMKLKVELGMTIIFVTHDIGLAYYVSDRLFIMHEGKIVESGTPDEVTQHPKSPHTVHLLEDIPEIHKEWLKR from the coding sequence ATGCCGAATAATCCGACCGCCCCCGTTTTTTACGCCAGGAATGTGACCAAGACTTTTGGTCATGGGAAGACCCTGGTCAAGGCCGTCGACGACGTTTCCTTTTCCATCGCGGACGGGGAAATCGTCTCCATCGTGGGCGGCTCGGGCTGCGGCAAAAGCGTGTTGGCCAAGGTAATGCTCGGCCTATACAAGCAGAACCAAGGCGAATTCACCTACCGCGGCAAGGCCATCACGGATACCCGCAGCCATTGGAACGAAGTCCAATCGGTGTTCCAGGATCCCTTCAGCTGCTTCAACCAGTTCTTCAGCATCCGCTCCCAGCTCAAGGACTCGCTGAACATCCTGAAGATCAAGCCCTCCAAAGCCGAAGCGGATGCGCGCGTGGACGCGGGGCTATTGGCGGTGAACATCACTCCCAAGGATATCGAAGGCAAATACCCGTTCGAACTTTCCGGGGGCCAGATGCAGCGTATGCTGCTGGCGCGCATCTTCGCCCTGCGGCCCAAGGTCCTGATCGCGGATGAGCCCACTTCCATGGTGGACGCCTGCGTGCGCGCGAACATCCTGGACTACCTGATGAAGCTGAAGGTGGAGCTGGGCATGACCATCATCTTCGTGACGCACGATATCGGCCTGGCCTATTACGTGAGCGATCGGCTTTTCATCATGCACGAAGGGAAGATCGTGGAATCGGGAACGCCGGATGAGGTGACCCAGCATCCGAAGAGCCCGCATACCGTGCACCTGCTCGAGGATATTCCCGAGATCCATAAGGAATGGCTTAAGCGTTAA
- a CDS encoding DUF3142 domain-containing protein: MEPDPPRVTTAPAPGGTGPEAVAHWIWGGRALSPEAAKGRVYLFQGLIKMQDGKNPDSGKRNNDNQEDRFLFVKQGLFPFPAGARDLFLVFRAQALDTAGDLAALLAGSRSAWRGHGNSVSGFQLDYDCPTGKLRGYARFLAGLKRGLGPGTALSVTGLTDWARNGSPEDLRLLAASVDEVVFQLYEGRERVSELRPALTRLESLGLPYKAGLLSTDTSGIAILSRSADFPHCRGMVLFPVPGA; this comes from the coding sequence ATGGAACCGGATCCCCCTCGCGTCACGACCGCACCCGCGCCCGGAGGGACCGGGCCTGAAGCGGTAGCCCATTGGATTTGGGGCGGCCGCGCGCTTAGCCCCGAGGCCGCCAAAGGCCGCGTCTATCTCTTCCAGGGCTTGATCAAAATGCAGGACGGTAAAAACCCGGACAGCGGGAAGCGGAACAACGATAACCAGGAGGACCGCTTCCTGTTCGTGAAGCAAGGCCTGTTTCCTTTCCCCGCCGGCGCCAGGGATTTGTTCTTGGTATTCCGCGCCCAGGCTCTCGACACCGCCGGCGATCTCGCCGCCCTGCTGGCCGGTTCCCGATCCGCCTGGCGCGGCCATGGCAATTCGGTCTCCGGCTTTCAACTCGACTACGATTGCCCCACGGGGAAACTCCGGGGTTACGCCCGGTTCCTCGCCGGTCTCAAGCGCGGCCTCGGTCCCGGGACCGCCCTGAGCGTCACGGGACTCACCGACTGGGCCCGCAACGGGTCGCCGGAGGATCTGCGCCTGCTCGCCGCCTCGGTCGACGAGGTGGTGTTCCAACTCTATGAGGGCCGCGAGCGGGTCTCCGAGTTACGGCCCGCCCTGACGCGCTTGGAGAGCCTGGGGCTTCCCTACAAAGCAGGGCTTCTCAGCACGGATACGTCCGGCATCGCCATCCTGTCCCGCTCCGCCGACTTCCCTCATTGCCGCGGTATGGTCCTCTTCCCCGTGCCCGGCGCCTAG